A window of Poecilia reticulata strain Guanapo linkage group LG23, Guppy_female_1.0+MT, whole genome shotgun sequence genomic DNA:
GTGCTTTTTTAGCTTCAACCGAACGATCGGTGAACGATGCCAAACGATCAGGTTTAGTTGGAATCAGAAGAAAAACCTCCCTGTGCTCACATTTCTCTTTAGGCTGTAGATTTCCCACTTGCATACATTACCAGTCAGCCTGTCTGCAGCCTCCTGCCAACATCCATCACACTAATGCAAGAGGAGGCATTTGTTTACAAATCAGTTCTAATGTTTGTAACTGTCTTGAAAGATTATTCTTGGTATATTTTCCTCATTGGCTGTTTTACTTGCACGGGTTTtcttcatctaaaaaaaataaaataaaaatatatataataataattcctGATCATAAAAAAAGGCTTCATGGTTTGGAGCACATATGTATGACAAACTAGCAAAAACATAATCTGTAAGGTGACACATCCTTTTCCACAGCACTATAGAaattgctattttatttattgtactgTAGAAGTGAAGCATATCCAGATCACTGGTTTCATTTGAACTCAGGATGTTTTCAGAAGTTAAAATCGTTCTCTCGCACATTATTCTACGGGGACACATTTAATGCTTTTAAGTAAATTTCACCACtaatccaaattaaatataaaagttttattacttcctattttaagacaaaaaaaagtgagcagGGCACTGCCCTCCAAAGACTGCAGTTGGCTGCAACAGCAATATTGTAAATGAACCACTGGGTGTCGCCATAGTGCAGGTGTATTCAACCCCAGGCCTCAAGGAGTTTAAAACACATCTGCAGCTTTCAGACGTCTCCCGGTCCAGCAGACCTGAGTCAAATGGCTGAATCCCCTCCTCCGCAGGCGGTCAAGTTTTCCAGAGTCCTGTCGAAGAGTTCCCTGACTATTTGACTCAAGTGTGCTCAAGCAGAGACGTATCTAAAAGTTGAAGGACATTGGTACTCGAGGACTGACGTCGAATACCTCTACCGTAGTGGCTCCGTCCAAGCCCAACTTGCCTCGTCAAATGTAACGTCAAACACAAAACTCGAGGGTTATTCATGGCTTGAAATGTTTGTACTCATTGTTTGACAAGTTAATTTCACATTTAGCTTCACTCAAGGTACTTCAAAAGCCACGCACATGTGTCGACGCGGTCGACGCAACAAGATACGTCCCAAAGCTCTGCCCCTATTTAACCTTATTCAAGCCCTTTTAGCCTCTTACACTAAATAACTTACCAGGAGACTTCAGTCAGGTTGACGAGGGTTCAGGAAGCCTCAGGCAACACGGTGGGATTGGCAGTTCAAAGCTTGGAACTAGAATGAGCTTGttacactaacacacacacacaaaaaaaacattcccttAATTAAACTTTGCAGGAAATTTTGGTAAGAAAGGAGAGCacagaaacgtttttttttttttgtaacggAGATGTTTATTTAGACAACTGAATGCATGCCAGAAAGAATTGTGTCACAGCAGCGGTAACTCTCTGCTCTCTCATACTTCTAAATCTCAGGGAGAAACAAACTTCCGAGTGCTTTTGCGGAACACTATCTGCTCTAATTTATTGTATCAACACTTTACTTTAGTCAAGTTGAGGAGAGTGGGGGAGGACACAGTAGATGCCATCTTCGAATCAAAGATTaagaggagaggggagggggcAGGGAGGGGAGATCCTCAACGGCTTTGACCAGAATGTTTGTCATTCATATCACTGTTTtggcaaaaaagacaaaaaaacaaaaaatgttcaaggggATTGTAGCTCTCACACAAAACACGTAAAAAGACGATAGAAAAAGATGCACTTACTGTAAGGAAGCATTCACATGCAGTACAACGTGTCTTCTCCTCAGACTAGATTTAACAATATTCTCCACTATTTCTTACAGAGATTCACAGCTAATGTTTTTCAGTTCGGAGAATTATCTTACACATAACAGCTTACTAGGTGAAATGAGGACGTGGCGGACGGGTCGAGAGAGAAAGAGGGCATGACGGAAGGCAAGAGAGATCAAAATTGTGCTTATCGTTGTCAAAAATGAGATTAGTGAAGCCACAAAAAAGTTGTCGTGCTAAACTTGACACTTTATCCTCCCCCCCCCCTTAAAAAAGGGGGGACGCTCTTCAATAAAACTTTTGCCAGTTGGTCCGGTAACTAGACTTTGTTGCTGATGTCATCGTTTTTGCCAATGCACTGATGagcaaaaatatatcaaaaataaatccaaacctttcacgaaaaaaaaagaacaataaataataattaaatggtGCTCTTGTACTGTCATTTTACTGTATATACACAGATAGTTAAGGTTGATGTATATATGTACACAAAGCAATTCAGACTGGGTTTTCAGCATAGCTTTGAACTGGGATTTTTGTcccagtttttattcatttaaaaaaaaaaaaaaaaaaaagtattaacatCATAAGTTACTCAGGAAATTCAGGGGGCAGATGGGATTATGCACATAAAGAACAGGGCAGTGCCTTACAATAGTATTCCTAAACTTTGTCGCGTTTTGTCTCGTCGCCACGACAAACCTCGACACGCTTTCGTCCGCTACGACAAAGTGGTGGACACAGTCGTGAAATGGAAAGAATAGGATGCAAGCTTCTCCAAACTTTTCACAAggacaaatctgaaaagtgtggcatgcagtTTTTATTCAGCACCCTTTATGTTGATACccgtaaatataaaaaaatgaagaaaaaaaaaaaaaaaagcagaacaacaaaCAGCCTTCAGAAGTTACCTAATTAATAGTGTTCACCTCTGTGTACGTTATTATCAATGTAAATACAGCTAAACTGTGGAGGCCTCACAGGCTTCTTAATGGACAAtattgaacaaacagcatcatgaagaccaaggaacatgGCAGACAGGTTGAAGaagttgtggagaaatttaaagtaaagttAGGCTATGAAACTACATCCCAAGCTATGACCAAATATAGAGTGATGCTTCATCTGATATCTGAAAATCAAAGGAGTACATGGCAGCTGCAAACCCCTAAGACTAGCTAAACTTGACAGGCTGGTCAGGAAGAGCACAATCAGAAAAGCAACCAAAGGTGATCGTGGAAACATCAACATCTcaggtgaaaaaaatctgttgtctGATGGAAAACTATCAAGTCACACACTCCTAAAATCTGTCCCTAATTATTTGAACCAGATTAATTAGGGCCCAATTAATCTACTTTTAAGCATGTAAAAGAAGATGCTCTGTCTATTTGTCAACATGCAAAAATGCCGCATGTGGAGAAAAACTAACACTCCAACACTCCAATCGCGCCGTTCCTACAGTGGAGCacgatggtggcagcatcatgctgtggaaatgcttttcttcaaccGGGACAGGAGAGCTGTCCAGAGGTGATGGAAAGATGGACAGAAAGAATGCAGATTGTTTTCATGTGTTAAAATCGCCTAAATGTAAATCCACATGAGAATGGTGATATAAGACTTGAACACTGCTGTTCATAGGCGCTCTGCACTCAAACTGACTGAGCCCTTAGCAAagactctgagctgcagttgcagcaaaaggtggttTTACTAAGTaccaaaacagattttcatttagagaaaaaaaaaaatcaaaagccACGTGTCCATTTCTTTCCACCTCACAGTAATGTGCAACTTTATGCTGGGCTATGTCATAAAATCTTGAAAATACACGAGTATCTGAAGTAGTTTGCTGCGAAAGGCTTAATTGATGCGAGTACTTTTGCAAGGaactgtcttttctttttttagaggATGTGTGCACCTCGATCGAAGGAAGCAGATTGTGAAAAAGGAAGCAAACGTAACAGGAAACTCAGACTCTCGTAAGGTAAGGAGTAAAGAAAATAGcttattaaaatattgattgACAACAACATGCACAATGCCTTCCCAGCCTCAGAGGAATTGGTTATGATGAAGAACTTGGTCTGCACAGTGGTATAACTTTGCatgtttcctttgtgttttttctttgtttgagaACTACTGGTGCAAGTCGTGCACACGTCGAGGTGAACCCTTCTCTTTCCCGCTTCGAGGGCGCTGTTGTTGCTCTGCTCTTCTCCTTACAAAGTTCCTCAGAGTACAATTTTTTCCAACCTCTTTCCTAGTGTATCAAGTTCACATGTGGAAGCAGGTCGCAGTGGATCATTCGCTTCTGCTTTGCGTGAAATGTCTGCAAATGCATTAACGTCCCTGCGGCTGTCCGGTCAGCGTTAGAAGTCAGGCAAATCCGtgacttaacatttttttccagtccCAGTCTTATATTTGTAGCTTATGTACAGGAGGTTTGAAAGAGCGTCTGCCAGAATGTTTTCTCAGGTAAACAGGCGAGTTCTTACAACTTTGTCGAAAGCATTCCCGGCTTTCAATCCTCTGCTCGTCTTTTTCACAAGTTCTGTCCAGTCGTCTTGCTTTTGTTACAAGGATGTAGTTCATGTAGGTTATCTCAGAAAATgtgctggatgtttttttttttgtttgtttgttttatattatacTGGATTCACAACCCATAGTATGTGCTGATGCTGATGCATGGCTTTGTGCTTGTACGTGTGTAGATTTGCTTGAAGGTGTGCATCCCAGCTCCTTTTCTCAAACGCTACGTGGGGGTCTTTGGAGCTCATGGGTCCTCCTGTTGCGTCCCTTCTTGTTTTCCTGCATCCGTCTCCATTTTGCCGTGTGCTGGCTGCTGACCCGAGCGCCCCCCGCGACCTGCGACCCGCCCGGGCCGCCCTGCACCTTTGCTCCGTTCTGCGTCTTCGGGCCGCTTTTAGGGGCCGCGCTCAGATTCGGTTGACCTTTCTGGGTGCTCTGGCTCCGAGTTGGCCCCTCCCCCACCGGATCTCCAGCTTGAAGCCACGGCCTGCTGTTTGGCGGACTAGCCTGCTGTTTCTGAGCGGTGGGGGCCGCAGCCTTGGGTCGCGCCGCGGCGCTTGGGGCACCGTCAGATTTGCCGTTGCTGTTGGGAGCTTTCGCCTTCTTCTGTTTGCGCTCTTTCTTCCAAACTCTGTCGCAAAATTCCTCCACGCTGTTCAGCTCCGGGTGGTCTAGGAGGGACAGGAAATCTCTGTACCAGACCCTGTGCTTGGCCGAGTTACCTGCGCCGGCCCCTGCGCTGGGCAGCCCGGGCAGAATGTCCCCCAGTCTCTGGGTGGGGATGACCTGCAGGTTGAGACGCTGCAGGGGCTGAATGAAGCCGTGTTCCACCGCCTGGCAGTGATAGACTCCCGTGTCAGACAGGGACAGGCTGCGGAGCAACAGACCCTGGTCTGTACGCAGCACCCGATCATCCATCTTAAtctgacacagaaacacagacgcAACAAGAACACAAATTAGCAACAACACAGTGGAAGCTTAATGAGTTTAAACCACATTTAATGCATGCACAGCTTTTCATGGAccaactttttatgttttatttcttaggCTTTAGTGGCCTTTCTTGTACAGAAAGTGGACAGGAAATAAGGGGGGGAGAaaagggaagacatgcagcaaatgatCCGAGACTGGAAACTGAACCCAAGCCTACCACTGCAAACTGAGTCGCACAGCGCCACATTACTAACATTTACACCCAATTTCTTTGTTGTGTATTTAAACAAATAGCAACTTTAGACTACTGCAGaaattgttttcctttgtgatctttcattttcttgaaGCAACTTTAAGATAACTGCTGATGAAACCGTGCACAAAGTCACCTGTCACTGTTGTATCATGTTTAAAAACCACGTATTCCAACTTTTCAACTCCACTTTAtgcaccacttcctgttgtgccataacataaaatcccaattgcAGTTTGTGACACTGAAAAAGGCTAAGGGAAGGGTCTGCCCGATCGTTTTTTTACTTCGACACATATCATATTCTGTGTTTCTAATCCAGCTGTAATATCCGTTCAGGCCAACTTATAAAACGTCTTTGTTTTGCATCAGATAAATCTTCGGACCCACGGCTCTGTAGCTCAACTCGGCTTCCTGTAtcccatttctctctctcttaccGGATCCTGAAACAACACGCTCTCACTGACCAGCTAGAAAAATAACGCCACAGTGCAAATCTTTCTGAAATGTAATTGGTTACATCCTCGGGTCATGAAAGCGACCCTAAACATCCACACCCATGGCTTTTTCTGCACTTTGAGTTCTGTGAGTTAAAGATAACAAAGGGTTTGGCTCAGAGAATAGAGCAAGGGAGTAAAAAGTCTTTTTATCTGCAAAagttatagatttttttttttatcgcttATAATCTCTACTGCTAAAGGCACAGAATTTACATCCAGAAATGTCCCCGTTTTTCAAAGATGCTCCCTATTTGACACAAAACGGCACATGCTTGCACAAATGCGCACACAAACCTCCTGCTTGCGATCATCATTGGGCCTCTGCAGCTGCCAGTAAATCAGCGCTCTTTGAGATTTGGGGCTGCACTCCAGAAACATGCTGCTGTTTTCCACACCGAACACACTCCTGTCCTCTATGCTGCCTCCCAAGCCGTCCATGTCgtctaacaaaagaaaaaaagaaaagaaaagaaaaacagtcagaGAAATTGGCATCATTGGAAGACGGCGCACATGTGGGAGGGAGTTTTTGAGTACCGTGATGTTGAAGGTCTGAGCACTGCGAGAGCGGATCTCCGTTTCTGATGTCTTGTCGCCTGGTTCTCCTGTGGTTGAAACGACAGTTTAAAACATCAGGGAAGAAATCCATGTTATGCTGACCCCTGCCACCGGTTTTATGTCATGCACTGTTCGATTTCAAACACTAGAGGGTAATATTACCCAACGCAGCTGAAGAATGGCATGGAGTTCACGCTTTATACCACTGCTTATTCGCataaatggagcaaaaataaacaataaatcctAGAATCTGGAAAGAAAGTCAGAAACGTAAGCCTGCTAATCAAGGCAATGCCTCGCTTCATTTCCCTCCGCCGAGCCGTTGTTACGGAACACATTCTGAATTTTTTGCCATTGAGAaaagcctcttttttttgtcatctctTTGTGAAATTCCACTACGTCATTTGGGTTTCTAACATAATGGTGAAGCATTTTCATAGTGCGGCTTTACTGAATAGCTGTGAATGTCTCCCGCCCTTatccaccccccccccccacttctAACTGTCACGGTTTAAAACTGTTGACAGGCCGACTCGTGATGTAAGAAGAAAATGAGGTGAGCTCAACTTTAGGGCTGAACGGAAAGACGCTGAGCAgcgaaaaccaaaaaaaaaaagacacaaaaagtttgttaaaatgctcagtaaattatgtttttgattttttttttatttgtcacattataactacaaacatttattggaattttataaAATGCTAATTAGTGTATAATTGCTACTTAGAAGAAAAATGCTACatgcttcatttttgttgttctacTCTTTATTCCGGCAcccagaaataaaatccaatgcaaTCTGAAAATGAACAGTGTGTGGCACGACTGCCACCTAAGCAAGAGGCGCATTTTTATATGGTAACTTAATTAATCTGGGGAAATTATAAAGAATTAGTCATGCACACTACAATTCTGGCGTTTAaggaaaaatggcaaaaagaaCTAGACTCCACATCACTGTTGATACAATATCTGTCTATGGTAGtagtagcatcatgctgtggggacaaTTTTGTCCAACAGGGAAAAATGAAGTTCTTTAAAAATCCCCCAAGGATTTCACAGAAAGAATGAGAATGCGTTATACACCTGTGGGTTGGACGTGATAATTTGTTGATTTCTCGGGgtaattgcatttttatttagcagtgCGGGACCCATGACAAATGCATAATCTATCTTATCAAGTCTTATTCAACATCatgaactactttgtgttggtctatcacataaattccaagaaaatatgttttcaaatccaaagtaaataagggatgttctctcctcctccctgctTTAACAACATGTTCTCTACTGCTCAAACACTCTCTGTGCATTTTGTGGGTTGACATTTCGGTCTTTTTATGTCCCTTTCTTGTTCAAGGGAGGAAAACTATGTGCCGTGTCGACAAGACCTGAGAGGAGCCAGCCCTGGCCTTTAACCATGGGGTGTGCCATCTCGGCTGTAACCCTGCCAGGCTGGAGTAAACTCACTCGCCCAATTCTGCTGGTGTGAGAAGTCCTGGATGAATGAGACAGAGGGCTGGTGTCGCTCGATGTGTGTGAGAGCTGCAGCGGTCGGCTCAAGCCTGCTGGTTACAGCGCCGGGTAATTTGAGGGTGTTCATACCTCCTGGCTGCAGGGTGAAGCGGTCAGACAGCTCCTGTTGGCTATAATTTAGTGCATGTGAGCTGGAGTATGTATatttatgagtgtgtgtgtgtgtgtgtgtgtgtgtgtgtgtgtgtgtgtgtagcctGGGCTGTGGGGTGATGGACACAAAATTGCTGCTGGCAGGAATACTAACTCAGGTTCCCGGATTGTATTTCTTGGAATGCATACTTGTGCTTGCGCGTATTTAAcgagaggttgtttttttttttctgtgtgtgtctgtaatAATCTGATCACTTCCATGTTTAGGTGGTCTGGCATGTGAATTgtgtctatgtttttttttctttttgatttttttagccACACCTTCAAATGCAGCTCGCAGGTGTAGCGATAGCTCCGAGGAGCGACTGTATTCATTGACGTGATTAGAAAGAAAAGACATACGGCCGTAGCAAATTCTCAGAGGACAAACGAAGCTTAAAGAGGAGTTTTAAATGTGTCTAAGCTCCTACCTCTTGGCGGTAGGAAAGTATCTGGAGCACTCAGCGCCATCCCAAGCGCAGTAAGGGTCTCTGGCCAGGCAGCACTCGGCGCAGGCTTTCCCATACACCTCGCAGCGGTGTAAGGACATCTGTGATACTCCCAGGGCTGAGCCAAGGTACAGCTGTTGCTGTGGGAGCGAAAGAAAAGGCCAGCACGTAAAATTAAACGTCCCCGCGTGGCTCGCCTGGAAAATTACTCACAAAGAAAAGAAGTCGCTtgtgggtttttgttgttggagGAAGGGACGTGATCTCCGTTTGGTGAAAAACCAACAAGCGCTTCTTCAATCACTTGGCTTGAACATTTACGGTGTAACGATGCCGTGCGAAAACAAGCTTTTACCTGTTTGGTGGAAAGCTCCATAGCCGTAATGGGAGTAGGCTCCTGCGCAAAACAAACACGAGGCAGTGAAGTTTACAATACTAGTGATGAAAAACACGgagttggaagaaaaaaaacaacaaaagatatGCAATACGGACAATCTGGTAGATTGGCTTCGTTTTCGACGTCTTACCCTGAAAACGGTCATCTCCTCAAGCACAACCTCCTCCAGGTCATGCCAGCTCTCTCTGGGAATCGTTACCACTTTTAGCACTGTTCCCATATCtgaagaaaacagatgaaaatatgacaaagtgTGTCTGActcattgtgtttttaactttctAGAATAGGTCAACTGATCCAAATACTTAAATCCCCCCCCATGCATCTTTTCTCTCAGTCATTTCACTCCTCAATTGTCCAATACGGTgcatttaagcattttaaatatgagATGACTCGGCCATTTATGCCCCTTTTCTGTCAGCAGGGGGAATAGATTGATCGAGTGTGGTCAGAATCGTTGTGGTAAAATGAGCTTGAGAAAGAATGAGGAGCTGAGCCAGAAGTCATGAGAACAAAACCGAGAcataaatgcttattttctgaTCACTTCACAGCAGTTAAGACCAACAAGGAACAACCATTTAGGGATGGATCTTTTGGTTAGCCCAGCAGATGCtgcttttttccctcttccAGCAGCTGGTTCTAGCAGATGTACTGTAGTAGGAAATGTAGTATTTTGtactatttcagtttttttttttccatgtcacaGGCCAACACAATAAAGCGCATAATtgagaaattaagaaaaattagaaatggtttaaaacattttatcataaTACAAGTCCTAAACGTGTAGAGTTCATCTGTCATTTATTCAGTGCATAAACCCAGTTGCTCTGTGACACTGTGAAAACTACTCAAAAATAGAACTAGATACCCTTGAACAATAGGGAAGGGTTTGACAACATTCCTAAAAATCCAGCTAAAACCACAACCGAATGGTCTAGATAACGTTCGGCCCAGACCTGCACATTTAAAAGATgcccacacattttttttgggtgctttcttttctttccactttaaaattacatgcttctctgtgttttccagGACACGAAATCTCAATGTACCATCAAGTCtgttgttgtgtgtgtttgcaagaAGCCACCGTGAGTCTGTTTCAGGCTAATTTGCTTTGattggaagaaaagaaaagcacagaatGATTGTACCTGTGCCTATGAACATGACATCGTATTGCCCGTCCTCTGCTTCGACTCTGTCCACCACCAGCTGGGAGAACTGGTAGTCCACATCCGTTCGAACCATGATGGGTCGTCCCCCAATTGGGTGCACTGGGTTGTACATGGCAGGATGACCCCTGGCGAAGGTGATGACATCGTCTGGAAGATCCTTGGTGGAATCAAAACCTCCGAATGTTTTGCTGGGGcactaaaatgttaaataataataataatttaagtggttttacatatgtatttctCTGAAAATGGTTATGTTCTGTAGCTCAACACTTACAGTGCCAGGGCGGGGGTAGGGCACTCTCCCCTGGAAAGGGACCCATTGGTAATTGGGCCCGTCTCTGTGGGCATAGGGACCCAGGAAAACCCTCCTGATGTCAGCCATGCTGTACATGCACACCGCCGAGCCTTTGAATATGTTACTGTGGAGAGAGAACGTCAAACGCAGAAAGGGTGAGAGTGCAAAAGTATGCAGAACGGGGAGGGGGAGGAAAGGTTTATTATAGACAAACAAGGGGGATTCATAAATGATTGGGCACAAGGCCGGGATTAGGGTCTTTGCGGAACACCGAGGAAAGACAACAAAATGACCCTTCATCACACAAAGATGGAGAGGAGCGAGGCTGTCATTACCTAAGTACTAGATGACAGATTGGAACTTCTCTCTGACTGTTCTCAGCCCCGTGAGAACAGACAGGAATTTGGGCACGCCACCAACAAAACCGAAGACCTGCTAGAGAGCTTTTCTTAAAATCCCTTCCAATATTTTTGCTAGCCTTTGCCTGTGCCAGATGGATGGATTTCGCCTTCCCTGTTCATATGAGCTCCAAACAGGCAAAGAACagtcatgtggaaaaaaacagagtGGGGGTGGGAGAGGGGGCACCTATCCAGTCTATGCTTTGTAGGGTCAAACAGATTGCAGCAATTTACGCATTGACTCATCTAGATGGGGAATTTGGTAATTCCCAAAGAATATTATATGATCATACAACGACACAGTGATAATTTGAACTTAAGTCAATTATCATTCAGTCATGtttaaaacttatttcttttttcttttttattacagGGCTCCTACACAGTCTATAAAAGGATGGAAGCCTACCCAGCTACCCAACCACTATACACATAAAAACTAGAACCTCGAGTCTGGAAAAACGTTGAGtattgacataaaaaatgtgtagTAGGAACCTTTGATTTAAGCCTTGGattattatttgatttagtCTGTTAGCtcttaaaaatattctaaagtTTACTCACGTACATCCAGcatttaattcatatttttttgccAGATGCCCACatgtaagattttatttcatgaagCCGATCTTCAGCACATCTGACAAACCAAATGTCTCAGGAACATTCAAGATGTCCTTTGTGTTGCTGACTGCGGTGGGAATTTGTATCAGGCTAATTAGGGATGTGGCtggcatacacacacacacacatggccAACATTATTCACCAAAGCATGGAAGATGAATGGATTAGCATTTGGAAATGTTAATTACAAAGAAATTCAATTAACTCCAGGGGCAAGAAAAGACACTCCAATATGCGCGCTCGGGAAGACGAGCGGTTATGTGTTTGTGCAGACACACAACCAAAATAATATgctaaatacacaca
This region includes:
- the sema3aa gene encoding semaphorin-3aa isoform X2, with translation MDYLLRTVVLLCFTLQPGRGADPKHNVPRLKLSFKEMLESSNLLTFNGLANSSGYDTFLLDEERGRLLVGAEDYVFSFDLVNINRDHKQIAWPATPSKRDECKWAGKDSAECSNFIRVLQPYNQTHLYICGTGAFHPICAYLEMGKRAEDNIFRLASQFENGRGKSPYDPKMLSASLLLDGELYSGTSADFMGRDFAIFRTLGDHHPIRTEQHDSRWLNDPRFIGVNLIPESDNPEDDKIFLFFKENAMDGEHTGKATIARIGQLCKNDMGGHRSLVNKWTTFLKARLICSVPGVNGIDTHFDELQDVFLMSSKDPKNPVIYAVFTTSSNIFKGSAVCMYSMADIRRVFLGPYAHRDGPNYQWVPFQGRVPYPRPGTCPSKTFGGFDSTKDLPDDVITFARGHPAMYNPVHPIGGRPIMVRTDVDYQFSQLVVDRVEAEDGQYDVMFIGTDMGTVLKVVTIPRESWHDLEEVVLEEMTVFREPTPITAMELSTKQQQLYLGSALGVSQMSLHRCEVYGKACAECCLARDPYCAWDGAECSRYFPTAKRRTRRQDIRNGDPLSQCSDLQHHDDMDGLGGSIEDRSVFGVENSSMFLECSPKSQRALIYWQLQRPNDDRKQEIKMDDRVLRTDQGLLLRSLSLSDTGVYHCQAVEHGFIQPLQRLNLQVIPTQRLGDILPGLPSAGAGAGNSAKHRVWYRDFLSLLDHPELNSVEEFCDRVWKKERKQKKAKAPNSNGKSDGAPSAAARPKAAAPTAQKQQASPPNSRPWLQAGDPVGEGPTRSQSTQKGQPNLSAAPKSGPKTQNGAKVQGGPGGSQVAGGARVSSQHTAKWRRMQENKKGRNRRTHELQRPPRSV
- the sema3aa gene encoding semaphorin-3aa isoform X1; translated protein: MDYLLRTVVLLCFTLQPGRGADPKHNVPRLKLSFKEMLESSNLLTFNGLANSSGYDTFLLDEERGRLLVGAEDYVFSFDLVNINRDHKQIAWPATPSKRDECKWAGKDSAKECSNFIRVLQPYNQTHLYICGTGAFHPICAYLEMGKRAEDNIFRLASQFENGRGKSPYDPKMLSASLLLDGELYSGTSADFMGRDFAIFRTLGDHHPIRTEQHDSRWLNDPRFIGVNLIPESDNPEDDKIFLFFKENAMDGEHTGKATIARIGQLCKNDMGGHRSLVNKWTTFLKARLICSVPGVNGIDTHFDELQDVFLMSSKDPKNPVIYAVFTTSSNIFKGSAVCMYSMADIRRVFLGPYAHRDGPNYQWVPFQGRVPYPRPGTCPSKTFGGFDSTKDLPDDVITFARGHPAMYNPVHPIGGRPIMVRTDVDYQFSQLVVDRVEAEDGQYDVMFIGTDMGTVLKVVTIPRESWHDLEEVVLEEMTVFREPTPITAMELSTKQQQLYLGSALGVSQMSLHRCEVYGKACAECCLARDPYCAWDGAECSRYFPTAKRRTRRQDIRNGDPLSQCSDLQHHDDMDGLGGSIEDRSVFGVENSSMFLECSPKSQRALIYWQLQRPNDDRKQEIKMDDRVLRTDQGLLLRSLSLSDTGVYHCQAVEHGFIQPLQRLNLQVIPTQRLGDILPGLPSAGAGAGNSAKHRVWYRDFLSLLDHPELNSVEEFCDRVWKKERKQKKAKAPNSNGKSDGAPSAAARPKAAAPTAQKQQASPPNSRPWLQAGDPVGEGPTRSQSTQKGQPNLSAAPKSGPKTQNGAKVQGGPGGSQVAGGARVSSQHTAKWRRMQENKKGRNRRTHELQRPPRSV